The following is a genomic window from Nymphaea colorata isolate Beijing-Zhang1983 chromosome 3, ASM883128v2, whole genome shotgun sequence.
tgaatggctctcatagcatcaacattttgataataaaaaaattaatatttgtcATAAAAActacttgattcaaagcatgttgtgtatcaaaatagtttttataaacatattaggatgttatattttattttaaatatttttttagcaaaaacttAAAGAGTAAGGTTTTTATTCTAATTTCAGTGTCTAGTTTttatcaatttctctctctatctctttcgctctctctctctctctatctctctctctctctctctctatatatatatatatatatatatatatatagagagagagagagagagagagagagagagaaagagtggcGTCAAGTTTGCCTGAGCAAGCCAGCGTACCCAGCGTGATGCCCAACCTTACCCAGACGATAGGCACCAGTCTAGTgttgtttataaaaaatttccaaAGTTGATATCCATAAAAAGTTCATCTGAAGGTCACCCGTGACTTTTTGCTTTAATAAATACGTTTATAGATCGTTTCAATTCATATAAAGATTATATATCCATTTTTCTGAATAACATACTTTCTACGAACAAAAGCTGAGGTAATGTTATCCTGGTGAAACTTATATCGGGGAACAAGTTGCACCATCAAATACACCCGGAGGCGTTTGCAAGAGGAGCACTAGCACAGTCTTCCGGTTGTCTGACGTCCTTTGTAAACGAGCTGAGTGGCAATCTAACTAGAGAATCTGTGCAACCATGCAAGAAACAAGTGCGGTATCTTAACTCAGTCATAACCAGTAACATATCATAATGAATATGAATCTGGATGAGTGggaagagtatttcattctaccgTTCAAACGTGTCTTCTATCAATTGCTAATCAGATAATCATGATTTAAACTCCaattaaaatgaaaacgaattcaaatcaaatagaaaTCCGATTCTTAATTTCATAAGCTAATATGATCTCAGATGCAATTTTGGTGGTAGATTCAAATCGAAAGCAAAAGTGGAATTCAGAAAGAAATATTCATAACGCAAGATTACTAAAATGCCTTTTTGGTAGAAGGTCggaatatttcttttcatgttagTGACATAACACTGAAAGCgcaatggaaaaatgaaatgtaaaaGTTGGGTGGCTCTTTGTTTTTAACCCAAACATTGAGCTGTATTTTGTAAAcgtttcaaaaaaataaatgtaaacttaaattcgaatttgaattcgGTCGGAGGTCGTTTTTCGGAACCAAGGAGTGATTCTGGTAAGAATCCGACCCGAATCCGATCTATTCACGTCCCCAAGCGTCGGCGATTCGCCGTTTAAGGGAATGCTCGGATCCAAAAGAGGGGCTGGTGGGCCTCCCCTCCCCGCCAtttaacagagagagagagagagagagagagaggtccgcCAGGTATTCGGGGTTACTTGTAGATCACGGCGTTGGCTTTTCGGGTGCATCCCGCTAGGAAGCCGGTCAAGAATCGATCTCCGGCTACTGACCTCCTTTCCCGCCAGAAATTGCACCTCAGCCGTCCGCCGATGAGGAGCGAGTCGCGGAAGGACCAGTCGGTCTTCGATTTCAACGCCGAAGATGACTCTACTGAGATTGCATCCATCGAGAGGATGCGGAAATTCAAGGGCGGAGACAACCATAGGGCGGAAGATAGCCGTCTATCGAAGTACGATTTCCTCAGATGTTGTAAGTGTTCGCCCCCTATTCCCAATGCCTTGTGTGCTATTGGTGGTTTTTAAGTGGCTTTGCTCTGTGCATCGGTGAAATCGTCTATCCAGGAATAATTAGGGTTCGCGTGCAGCGTTTTGGGCAGCTATTACGGGCGAGCTTGCATTTCACTTGATTTTCACCTGATTTTGAACTTAAGGATGATCGCAATTTGGTTATAATTGCTTGGCCTACTGATAGTAGGATTTAGGTTACAATTTTAAGAATTATTCCGCAGCACAAACTACTGCTTGCTAAAAATCtgtgaatgcatgaattggTTTGGCCGACGATTTCGCATGAAATAGTAGAATATTTAATGGGAGAAAATCGTGAGACGAATACGGAAAAAGTCGAATGGAAGACCCATAAACTAGGAATGCACAAGACCAGTAAGGGACACAGAGTGTCCCTCAGTGCTGATTACACTGACGAGCAATAAACAGGAGTAGATTCACTATCTCCAATACTTAATTTTCACTGTATGAAAGTTATTCTTTCAATTTAAGGAAACAGGGGAATATGAACCTTTCACTGTATGGGCCTTAAACATTTTGTTTGGGACTTGGTTAATTTGACTCAATGGCTGAAAAATACTCCCATTATGTTTGGGGTATAGTTtcacaatatttgaaaataagCTCTATGTGTACACATGTGCATGCCAGAATTAAAGAGTGTAATCCAAACTTAACCAAactgatctctctctcctcctcatgcatgcacatagacacacacacacacgcagacCATTGATGATAAGTCGTAAGGCTTATATTTGACACTATTCTTTGTGCCACATTTTCTAGTTTTCTGATTAATTTTCTAACATTGCCTTTGACATTTTATTAGTTAGGCCATACACATTCGACCTCTATTAGGTTATTCACTGGAGAGTGTGCATTGGATTATGAAATCTTATCATTCTGGGAGAATGTGAAAAACAACCGCtgaaatgaaaagataaaaattctTACATTGAAACAGTTAGATCCAAAGTTTCGTAGGGAGCAAACCATGATATAAACACATCTATAGGCAATGATTAAGTCATTAAGTAAACAATGATCTTACAGCATAATTTTCTGCTGGATAGGATGATGTGTTCTTTAAATGATGGCCACCAAAGTTGCTGGATGTTGTGAAGGTGTGAACTGTTTCATTTGCCTAAAAGTTCATATAAACTTTAGAATTTGACAATAAAGACTCTTGACGACTGGTTGAAGTCCCAGCCATTCAATTCTGCAACTTGAGCTTTTCCATCATGATCTTGTCCTTGTAAGGCTGGTCGGGGCTCAACTGAGTTTTACGTAAGGGTCTTGTCCGTTAAGTGGTCTGGTCCTTGAAGGTTTTCTTGTCATATGGAAGAGGATCCGCattcattaaaatgaaaatcacaaaaaaagcGTTCCAAAGATCTTCTTAGAAAATAGCTTGAACTCTGGTGACTCTGATCCTTGAAGGTTTCCTCGTCACACAGAAGAAGATCCACATTCACTAAAAGGAAAATTACATCAAAGatgtttttagaaaataatgTGGCAAATTTAATTAAGCTGGTATTTGAATATCTCAATGgatgttatattatttttttggatttgacaATCCATGTATGTCCATATGTATGCATGAATGCATATTGCATGCACAgtcattattttctttcataatgTCCTTAAGGTTTGATTAGTTATGTTCCTCTTTGTTTTCGGTCATTACCTTTTTATAGTTTCAGGAGATGCTTCTAGTCATCATTCAGAAATAAGCAATGTTGATGCATGTTCATCAAGAAAGGGTGAAAATGAAATGATGGATATTTCAACATCAAGGGATTGCAAAGGATTGGACTATGGTGGCCAAGTTGCTTATGAGCATGAAAAAATCTCGTCGAGGTGCTTTCAGACAAGGCTTTTAAATCTTCAGGAATTACGCGACAAGCAATTGAACTGTTCCACTGCCATGTTGGAGGATCCGTCATATGTACTCATCTTTTCAATTATACCCATTTACTGAGTATGTTTCTGCTGATGCAGGTAGTTCTCTCTAAACTCTTCATTCACTTTGCTGCAGGAAGCTGCTGTTGATATGACttctgatgatgatgatgatgaatgcTCAACTGGAAGTCCTTTATCAGTTTCTGTCTCTGATTCTTCAGAAAATGAAGGTTTATTCTTACCTCCTTGGACATTTTATGTGTTGGTGTCTTTTGATTGTTAGCACTTTCTAATTTCCATTATGTTTCCAGGAGAACATAGATGCATTGATGGTTACTTCGAAAGGAAACAGAAATGTCAATTCTTTTTTGAGGTAATACCGTTGACAAATGCTATTTGAGCACATCTGTATAACGACATACAGCCTTGTTACCTCATTTTTCTATCTAAAGTATTCACATGCATATGAGGAAACTTGCTTAGATGTCAACTTATCAGATTTTTCTTTGCAACTTTTTTTAGTCGTTTAAGGAAGAAATTCCTCAACAATAATGCTGTTATCAGTCATTGTTCCTCGAATAGTTTTCATTGCCCATCCTGTTAGTTGATAAACCTACATGTTTCATGTTTGTATTGCTCTTTCTTGTTATATCAATGGGATTACACAGGGGAGTGATATAATGCTTTATATTCACAAGCTTTATTGCTTCAATGTTTTCACACTTATTGTGAATTTTATTGCTTCAGTAGTTTTTGCTTCATTGGGTAGTGCAGGAAATTGATTCTGCATGTAACGTTTTCTTGTTAACAGGATGTCAAAAGTCAAGAGATCATTGTTTGTACTGATTTCGTGCGCTATGGAGATAAGGTCTGTACAGAGACGTTGTTAATATTTAGGTCTGACTGCATCAAAATTGAGACAATACGTACAAGTGAGTGTGAGCAAGATCTTCACCTTGAAGTAGCAATTCTTGATGTCAATTTCATGGAGTGGTACTGGGTTCAAAGTGTacgttttctcttttcaaacaGATTATTCATATAATGAAGCATACATGTTTTCGATATTGATTTGCAATAGATATTCTGGTATTCTCAGGTTGCAACCGcttattttttagttcatgTAACTTCCACAGCTAAGGCAGAAATAGAGAAAGTATTAGGTACTATAGGTAAGTCTTCTTCCtgtttttgaaattgttttcagCTCAGTTTCCAGTTTGTTTCCTGCCTTATGTTTGTAACTTTATTGACTAAGTGGGTCTTATGGATTCATTAAGAGTCCTGATAGGATTATGATATCACTACTTTGAGAGAGCTAATGAGCCCCGACCCACGACCCACATGGTGTTGATAGGAGGTGGGACGTTGTTGTGACAAAGCATCAGTTCCTTGTGCAATTCTGTATGAGTTTTAGTTTGCTCTTAGGTTTTGGAATATTGCATGTAAATAATTGGCCAAACATGAGTGTGTTCTTCCTATCCATTATTAAGCCCAATGTTTGGTGTGAACAAAGATAAATTGTCTGATTTGACTACAAAGTAACACAATTGCTTGCTTTATCCCTTCCTCTCAATGTCTCAAGCATGTTCATGCTTCATACTCTTGTTAACATCAACAAGATGCTGTTTTGTtgggatatttttttttctgcattgaTATTTTCCATTCCATAAAAGTGAAGACAGCAGCATGCTGCTGCATCCACTACTTGGATTTTATTGTGCTTAAGACCTCAAGTGAGCACAGAGCTTGTCTCCTCCAGTCAAAATTTCTATTGCTTCGTTTGATGGAAAATTTGGCCTTAGGCACTCTTTATATGTAAATGATTATACAATGATGATAATAAACCTCGATGTATGTATTGCTGTGAGGTCACATGAATGTATCTCTTGCATTTTCTGCCTATCCAGCATTGGTTTTGTATTTCATTGCTCTTATCTGACTACTAGCACTGCCTGGTGTGTGTCTTTGGATTCAACAAACTatgtctttttcatttcatctgCTGATGGGTCTTGTTGATGTTCTCCTCTACTTTACATGTAGGTCCTGCAAAGTTGGCATTCGCAGTAAGTGATCCTGGGTGGTTTGAGAAAGTACAGATGATTATGTCTTTATCTGAGAGATATGGAAAAATATCGAAGCTTGATTATGAGTTAGTGTgctaaatttctttttttttgaatttgtagAATATAAACATGGGGTTGCCATTTCTGGTTTCTGttttgttatgtattttttttacattttgtcaTGTTAGAAAGATTTAAATCTCTCTCACATAAACATAATTGATAGAGATGTTTTTTGGTTTAATTATTTAGACTCTGAACATAAAGATGATCGAGTTATATTTTGTTGGTTTTATTTTATCCTTTATTTTGGACACCGATTATGATGTATATTCATGTTGCTTCAATATTATTATTGGTTTGCGAGAATATGAATCCATTTCCCACTTTTCATCTGAAACCATGTTAAAAACAGTGAACATATGAGGctttctaagtttctaacacCTTGTCTTGCTAGGGGAGTCATTGTAGGTGGTCTGAAGTGGCTTAATCTTGATTACAGGATTCTTGGCAAGTGACAACAAATGTCTTCTATACTTGTTATTTTCTCTGCTGGTATTCAAcctaacatattttctttttgtgaaatgAAATGGTGAAGTTGATCCATTGGCTTTGGATTTTCTTGATGACTTGTCCAAGAACTTATAAACACGGAAATTAGTTAGTTTTAATACTTGTGTTGACAAGATAAAAAGTGAATATTACACTCAGACACAACAGCCAACAGGACATTTCATGGGGCAGACCAGTCAGACCAGTATCTGTTATGGGCAACATTCTGCTGGAtaacttttcaattttcttttattcttttgattaattattttctgtttattttttcttttcttttttgtcatcaattgtgtttaaagtttaaattcAACTTGCTAGTGCATTTTAAATTATATGAGACATTCAAGAACTTGCACTTGAGTTGTTATTCTTGTTTTATTGCTTTAGGTTAACATCTTTAGGTTAAGAGACACACTCGCTCGTGTGTATAAATGAAGACGTGGTTATGCTCACTCAAATTGTTTTATGTTGTAGATTGGAATTTATATTATTTCAGGCACTCATGCtttgtgatgttttttttttttttttggcagctGCCTTGATCTTAGCAATGAAATGATTAGAGAAATTGATGAGTTTGTAAGTGAGAAAACTATGTTTGGTGCTAACGGGTTCTCAAATGGGTAAGTTGTTAACATGTTGTCTCCTTGGTTGTTGATGTGTTTCACCTGGTGTTAATTGGAAAATACTTGTGAAGAGAGAAAACGTGTGTCATAGGCAGcataaatgacatttttctCCATTTATGTGTTTGGCTCGGTTCTTGTGCTTTTTCCTTTTAGTGTTTCAATGTGCTGATTTGTGTGGAACATTTCTCATTGTTTGTGACAATGGGGTTGCACCTTTATTGTTTCTCTAATACTGTAGTAGCAACAATATACGTGTATATTTGGATCCCCTTTTGAACGGTACATGCACCACAATTCACAGCTTCTGcataaaatagagaaaaactaAGGACCTATGGGTTTGTGACACATAACTTAATGTTACTTGCAtggtcacaaaaaacgtgtttttttcgaaaaaaaatgcgataaattaaatggctgtttgaaactaaaaaaaaacgctttttttcgaaaaaaaaagttgaaaacgaaaaaacgagtttttaacgcgtttttttcacatttttttcacttttttcattttttattttttttaatggcaaacagttttttttcattttctattttttatttgttgcaaatctactaatcttttgatgtttgtgttattagtttatcatttattttattttccccccatttttagttttttaaaaattttaaaaatttaccatattatTCCCGTTTTTTTCATgctcgccatattatacccgagaaaaacgtcgccgtttaaaactctgaggcGTTATTTGCGACTATGGTATTTGCATCGTAACAGGGTGCAATTACTATCCTCCAAGTGTTTGTACCATTTTAGATGTGCCTTTTTTTCCTTACGTGTTCATTTTGCTCCTTATTCTAGAACATGTGTTCTCTTTCTACTTTCTGAAATGTTAGAGACGCTTCTCCTTTTCTAGGTGTGCTATGTTGTCCTTAACATTTCTAAAATTATTCAAttacaataaaatattcaaagagGCAATGTCGGTCCAAGTTATAGTAGAAAATTTGGTATATTAACTGACCTGCTGTTTATCTTTTAGGAGCATTTATGTATCTTAAAAGTCAGTTGGAGATAACTGGTGATCCATGGTTCAGGATTTGCTTGTGCGACCATTCATACTTAGAGTGGACCATTTCCTGTGGAGTTATGTTGTTGATTAAGTTGCTTATGTAGGCCAACCAATCCACTATAGCTAGCTAGTCATCACACTCTATTTAGCATTTTATAAATGCCATGATACACTGTTCCTTATTGAAAGGGGTGTTGTTGTGGTGGTCGCATGCCTGTTGGTCATCCAACCTTTCATGTTTAGTTACATGGTTTCAGTGGTATTTGTAGTTTTGCACGCATACTCCAGTTTTCTGCTTTTCATGTTCCTCTTGGTTGCTTGCATCTCATTACTGTGTtttatttactttcttttttgttttagctCTTTGTAGATATAACTTTTAGTTGTTACCACTTTGTTTTAGTCCTGGCATTTTTCATAATAGAAATTTTTCTGATCACTTTTTGTAGGATATCTGAGTCCTTTGAAGAACTTGTTTTCCCCAAAGGAGATTCTGATGCTGTTTCTATTAGTAAGAGAGATGTTGAGCTATTACAGCCAGATACATTTATCAATGACACAATAATTGACTTCTATATCAAGTAAGTTAAAATTGTTCTAGCAACTCTACCCAAATTGTAGTTTCTGTTTCTGCTGCCTTTTATATGCTTATGgtaacaaaaataaactttatTCTCTATAAAGGCTTTCAGAAGGGAGGAAGTGATCACCACATAATTATCTGTCAGTTGGTTCTTTGTGTTTTTTAGCTCCATGGTTGATTTCATTGTAAGGGTCTGTCCTTTATATTTGGGAGCATGGCAGTTTGTTTTTCAAAGGTAACAGTGAACGTTACATGATGCACAGGTATCTGGAATCCAAACTCCTGCCTGAAGACAAGGACCGATTTCACTTCTTTAACAGTTTCTTCTTTCGGAAGTTGGCAGATCTGGACAAAAATCCTGGAAGTGCCTTTGAAGGCAAAGTGGCTTTTCAGCGTGTCAGGAAGTGGACACGTAAGGTTGACATTTTTAGAAAGGATTACCTTTTTATACCGGTGAACTTCAAGTAAGAAGTACTTTTCATTATCGTGAATACTGGATAGACATTTAGAAGTTGCCATATGGTGCTGAAtgtccattttctctttttccattttcagtcTCCATTGGAGCTTGATAGTTGTTTGTCATCCTGGGGAAGCAGCTTTCTTCAAAGGCATCTTCCATCACCTAATCTTTTTCATGGCTCCATAGTTTTGTTCATGCATGCAATTCTTTTGACATTAATTGATTTTCAGATGGAAAAGTCAATGAGAATGAGAAGGTGCCTTGCATCTTGCATATGGATTCAATTAAGGGAAGTCATGTTGGCTTGAAAGATCTAGTGCAAAGGTTAGTTTTAATGTTCTTCTTTTATTAGGGCAAAATCCTTTTAACTAATGGCAGAAGAAACAAGTTTTGGACATCTTTGTGCTTCAAGTGTTTACATTATTTGTACTCAAAAAGTACGTTTGGTTCTGTGTTCTTCAAGCATGCAAAACAGGATACCCTCCTCTTGAGGAACAAGCGTAATTGAGGAACAGCACCAGCAATCCTCGATTACTTCATCTGTCCATTCTCCAGCATTCCATTTCCACCCCTTACCATAGAATGCTGGAGAGTGCCAAATTTGATATTAACACAAACTTAATAAAgtcatgagagaaaaaaaggcaTCTCAGTGGAAAAGTTTGAGATAGTATGGGTTTAGGCTGCATGAATAGCGTCGCCTCAATCCAACCCATTTTCAACCAGAGGGCCATcatgttcattttcttctaataaTTATGTCATTACGAGAAAGGACCAAAGGTTGTCATTAACGTGAAGGCTTTTAttctgttcttttcttgttctcttttttttttccttttttgaatgtttgcAAGAAGATAATGTAAAATTGTGAATCAAAAGAGAGACACCAGCGGATAACGTTTTAGCAGATAGTCCATGCTGTGGCCCAACATGTTACCAATTGCAGCTTCctatcaccatgaagaaaacaCTTAACAGAAGCACTGCACGTTACTTGCAAGCAAAATGAGTTGTTTCTTGGTTGCAAAAGCAGCATCATATCTGACCCATTTGATTTTCCCATTTGGCAAATTGTTTATGATTGGGTATTCTTCAAATTTCACATTGATTCCTAATAAAACAAGCACGACAACACCACCACTTTCTCCATCCTTCAGCAACATCATGAAACTCAACATCTGTCCTCCACCAACCTCATCCTTACAAGGTGGGTCTCCAAATCCTATTAACACCGCCATTTCCTTCTGTGCAATGAAGATAGGGACAAGAGAGATAATGATAGTgaatagtcacaaaaaaatgtgtttttttgggaaaaagtGATAAATAAGTCTgatgtttaaaactaaaaaaaagctaaaaaaaaaaaatgcaatttttccctttttttcattttttcacgtttttaaatgccaaactgcttgtttttcattttttaaatttttatttgttgaaaatctacttatcttttggtatttgtgttattaatttcttatttattttattttttctaatttacttctttttcttttttaaaaatttaccatactTTACcaaatttttccctttttttaaagttcgtcatattatacctgagaaaaacctcgtaGTTTAAAACACGAGAAAGTTTGTTGTGATTATGTGACAGTCCTAgttgttccttttttgtttactttataaagcttattttttttcatgctgGGAGAAATTTAttgttcaaaaagaaaaaaactcttttgacatgtaaaaACTGACAAAAAGGGGCAgtgtcattttcaaaaagttataACAGTGTTAATTTTTTGCTCAAATTTCCTTTGTTGGAATTTGTAGTTAGTGAGATATTCTTCTTATTAAAGTTATATTTTCCTTAC
Proteins encoded in this region:
- the LOC116250275 gene encoding probable ubiquitin-like-specific protease 2A isoform X2; amino-acid sequence: MRSESRKDQSVFDFNAEDDSTEIASIERMRKFKGGDNHRAEDSRLSKYDFLRCFSGDASSHHSEISNVDACSSRKGENEMMDISTSRDCKGLDYGGQVAYEHEKISSRCFQTRLLNLQELRDKQLNCSTAMLEDPSYEAAVDMTSDDDDDECSTGSPLSVSVSDSSENEGEHRCIDGYFERKQKCQFFFEDVKSQEIIVCTDFVRYGDKVCTETLLIFRSDCIKIETIRTSECEQDLHLEVAILDVNFMEWYWVQSVATAYFLVHVTSTAKAEIEKVLGTIGPAKLAFAVSDPGWFEKVQMIMSLSERYGKISKLDYDCLDLSNEMIREIDEFVSEKTMFGANGFSNGISESFEELVFPKGDSDAVSISKRDVELLQPDTFINDTIIDFYIKYLESKLLPEDKDRFHFFNSFFFRKLADLDKNPGSAFEGKVAFQRVRKWTRKVDIFRKDYLFIPVNFNLHWSLIVVCHPGEAAFFKDGKVNENEKVPCILHMDSIKGSHVGLKDLVQSYLWEEWKERHMDAKEAAENDVLRFSDMRFVPLELPQQENSFDCGLFLLHYVELFLKEAPLTFNPFSIKKFSIFLNKGWFPPAEASLKRLFIQKLIYELLEGQPCTNCSTIANDCLEVAKLPEEDSENDLTVELASDRCNPAGLSLGRSLGSDVDSGGVSELLESSTFACAQNVKGLSYGEVLAAAHVGSSCADGQSHSFQHAINVQQLGCIMMPNENETDVDLLGTTYLSTEEANGEPESCTFSSESKRNSFFEPAASELCSTSGQCSMQPKPCADRSVSCESSSGSQPKHDLLEGNFSEKPQTDQETDHPQLIDRLADKPNCESSGNGESTSADESTIPESKENAESFVSCQENLPFSSTGVTEPSEMEKGSPCVKEGAEIEPGDNVVSVDICNHSSVSAADGQEAMDLAEDYRVHQPHHKRMKLMTERRNTRNMGCTPEL
- the LOC116250275 gene encoding probable ubiquitin-like-specific protease 2A isoform X1; the encoded protein is MRSESRKDQSVFDFNAEDDSTEIASIERMRKFKGGDNHRAEDSRLSKYDFLRCFSGDASSHHSEISNVDACSSRKGENEMMDISTSRDCKGLDYGGQVAYEHEKISSRCFQTRLLNLQELRDKQLNCSTAMLEDPSYEAAVDMTSDDDDDECSTGSPLSVSVSDSSENEGEHRCIDGYFERKQKCQFFFEDVKSQEIIVCTDFVRYGDKVCTETLLIFRSDCIKIETIRTSECEQDLHLEVAILDVNFMEWYWVQSVATAYFLVHVTSTAKAEIEKVLGTIGPAKLAFAVSDPGWFEKVQMIMSLSERYGKISKLDYDCLDLSNEMIREIDEFVSEKTMFGANGFSNGRISESFEELVFPKGDSDAVSISKRDVELLQPDTFINDTIIDFYIKYLESKLLPEDKDRFHFFNSFFFRKLADLDKNPGSAFEGKVAFQRVRKWTRKVDIFRKDYLFIPVNFNLHWSLIVVCHPGEAAFFKDGKVNENEKVPCILHMDSIKGSHVGLKDLVQSYLWEEWKERHMDAKEAAENDVLRFSDMRFVPLELPQQENSFDCGLFLLHYVELFLKEAPLTFNPFSIKKFSIFLNKGWFPPAEASLKRLFIQKLIYELLEGQPCTNCSTIANDCLEVAKLPEEDSENDLTVELASDRCNPAGLSLGRSLGSDVDSGGVSELLESSTFACAQNVKGLSYGEVLAAAHVGSSCADGQSHSFQHAINVQQLGCIMMPNENETDVDLLGTTYLSTEEANGEPESCTFSSESKRNSFFEPAASELCSTSGQCSMQPKPCADRSVSCESSSGSQPKHDLLEGNFSEKPQTDQETDHPQLIDRLADKPNCESSGNGESTSADESTIPESKENAESFVSCQENLPFSSTGVTEPSEMEKGSPCVKEGAEIEPGDNVVSVDICNHSSVSAADGQEAMDLAEDYRVHQPHHKRMKLMTERRNTRNMGCTPEL